In the genome of Desulfobacterales bacterium, the window TGGTTATGGGACGGTCTGCACATCGTCACCATTGTGCTGGGACTTTTCGCTTTTACCGAAATGATGGAGCTGGGCGCCCGGGGCAGTACCGCCAAGATCTCACAAGTCGATGTAAAAATGAGCTGGAAGCAGCTGTGGGACGGCACCAAAGTCGTTTTTACAGAATGGTGGCTGACCCTGCGCACCTCGGTCATCGGTGTCATCGTCGGAATTATACCGGGCCTGGGCGGCGATGCCGCCACCTGGATTTGCTACGGCCACGCCGCCCAAACCTGTAAAAACAGTGAAAACTTCGGCAAAGGCGATGTCCGCGGGGTTATCGCCGTGGAAACCGCCAATAACGCCAAGGAGGGCGGCGCGCTGCTGCCGACCCTGGGCTTCGGTATTCCCGGCAGCAGCGGCATGGCGATTTTGCTGGGCGCGTTCCTTATTCTCGGCATTACCCCCGGTCCCAAAATGCTGGTGGATCACCTGGATCTGGTTTGGGGTATGGTATGGGTGTTGGTCATTGCCAATATTTTGGGAGCGGTGACCCTCTATCCCCTTTCCCGCTATATGGGCATATTGGCATATCTGCGCAGCAGCCTTTTGATACCGCCGATTATGTTTATGACCGCCATGGGCGCTTTTTTAATTCGAAACTTCTGGCAGGATGTTATTCTGGCGGTTTCCTTCGGGTTTTTAGGCTACGCCTTGAAACGGTGGAAATATCCCCGCGCGCCGCTGATTCTCGGTTTTATTTTAGGCCCCCTGGCGGAAGATTATTTTACAAGTCGATGTCG includes:
- a CDS encoding tripartite tricarboxylate transporter permease — its product is MFEGMVGGFKLLLDWQIVWLMISATFIGNFFGAVPGLGGNLALALLIPFVFGMTPFAGLAFLLAMHSVVHTGGSIPSILFGIPGTGPTVATIIDGFPMAQQGRAGEAMGAQLAASAVGGVIGAIVLAMLIPVLRPITLSFGSPEVFMLIVFGLTTIVVVSRESMAKGFTTALMGLLLGMVGLSPHTGVGRFTFDQLWLWDGLHIVTIVLGLFAFTEMMELGARGSTAKISQVDVKMSWKQLWDGTKVVFTEWWLTLRTSVIGVIVGIIPGLGGDAATWICYGHAAQTCKNSENFGKGDVRGVIAVETANNAKEGGALLPTLGFGIPGSSGMAILLGAFLILGITPGPKMLVDHLDLVWGMVWVLVIANILGAVTLYPLSRYMGILAYLRSSLLIPPIMFMTAMGAFLIRNFWQDVILAVSFGFLGYALKRWKYPRAPLILGFILGPLAEDYFTSRCRPGELIL